Proteins encoded by one window of Rhinolophus ferrumequinum isolate MPI-CBG mRhiFer1 chromosome 13, mRhiFer1_v1.p, whole genome shotgun sequence:
- the DGUOK gene encoding deoxyguanosine kinase, mitochondrial isoform X3 translates to MMYQEPARWSYTFQTYSFMSRLKVQLEPFPEKLLRAREAVQVFERSVYSDRYIFAKNLFENGSLSDMEWHIYQDWHSFLLQEFANRVQLHGLIYLQASPQVCLKRLHQRAREEERGVELAYLEQLHGQHEAWLVHKTTELHFEALLDMPVLVLDVNDDFSEDVTKQEELMKKVNTFIKIL, encoded by the exons ATGATGTACCAGGAGCCAGCACGATGGTCCTACACATTCCAGACATACTCTTTTATGAGCCGCCTGAAAGTACAGCTGGAGCCCTTCCCTGAGAAGCTCTTACGGGCCAGGGAAGCGGTACAGGTCTTTGAGAGGTCTGTGTACAGTGACAG GTATATCTTTGCAAAGAATCTTTTTGAAAATGGTTCCCTTAGTGACATGGAGTGGCATATCTATCAGGACTGGCATTCTTTTCTCCTGCAGGAGTTTGCCAACCGGGTCCAGTTACATGGCCTCATCTACCTGCAGGCTTCTCCCCAG GTTTGTCTGAAGAGACTGCACCAGAGGgccagggaagaagagaggggagTTGAGCTGGCTTATCTGGAGCAGCTTCATGGTCAGCACGAAGCCTGGCTGGTTCACAAGACCACCGA GCTCCACTTTGAGGCTCTGCTGGACATGCCCGTGCTGGTGTTGGACGTCAATGATGATTTTTCTGAAGACGTAACCAAACAAGAGGAACTCATGAAAAAG GTGAACACCTTCATAAAGATTCTGTAA